One genomic segment of Kordiimonas sp. SCSIO 12603 includes these proteins:
- a CDS encoding flagellar hook-length control protein FliK: protein MTAIDQLLQSFGASPAQALGALLGTNPAEGTEGTGEFAAALQAIKPSNLTGQVSDVDSENSAIYSVTAADGVSSVEEIIAQHQAEATPLTGDDLSQSAASGKPSLIVAEGRSKEFLEGIPGLQLTKLSTDQLTKIIESTQIVQEATDAPVDEPELFVFTGTPNDTGEESFHFLSIADLENLLTDQPVTVTPEQAQQETTAPPSENSAEALAEETATVIQQSVIDGSAQTEADTEEVAVAIKQRSAATPAPSTPTSQPNPESKTLEDAAIIAAAKETAQKTAKGEAVQVRADEKAAEGHGVQSQQAQQTAGATAQAATNKQANTNGKAASNGAQNKPSLATDSAQTKATPETTDTISQKTTENPTTRSAPVAQAQPTNTQPNQPPLTPERIAGFNGATATETFASGLSGLKGEGNFASTFSLLGGKPSPALGAHVAKQVNLQVSRAVRSGQNEFTVRLDPAELGRVQVKMSFIDGKVTTKIIAERPETLELMQREARGLERAMETGGHKASTDGISFSLDTGDGQSAGKSFAEAVQKERLDDQIKNGTTTAETNALENDDYLPETDLAALEEILSRVTPETGLDVRI from the coding sequence ATGACTGCTATAGACCAGTTATTACAATCTTTCGGCGCATCGCCTGCTCAGGCATTAGGCGCATTGTTAGGTACTAATCCGGCAGAAGGCACTGAAGGTACTGGCGAATTTGCAGCAGCACTGCAAGCGATTAAACCCAGCAATCTGACAGGACAAGTGTCAGACGTAGATTCAGAAAATAGCGCAATTTATTCCGTCACTGCGGCAGATGGTGTTAGTTCTGTAGAAGAGATTATTGCCCAGCATCAGGCAGAAGCTACCCCTTTAACTGGTGATGACCTTTCACAATCAGCTGCATCTGGCAAACCATCACTCATTGTTGCAGAGGGGCGATCAAAGGAATTTCTGGAAGGCATACCAGGCCTACAGCTAACAAAGCTCTCAACGGATCAGCTTACCAAAATCATCGAAAGTACTCAGATTGTTCAGGAAGCAACTGATGCACCAGTAGATGAACCTGAGCTTTTTGTCTTCACTGGCACACCGAACGATACCGGCGAAGAATCCTTCCATTTTCTATCGATTGCGGATCTAGAGAATCTACTGACTGACCAGCCAGTAACGGTAACACCTGAACAGGCCCAACAGGAAACAACTGCGCCCCCAAGTGAAAACAGTGCAGAAGCATTGGCTGAAGAAACAGCCACCGTAATTCAACAGAGCGTTATTGACGGTAGCGCTCAAACAGAAGCAGACACAGAAGAAGTAGCAGTTGCTATCAAACAAAGATCTGCAGCAACACCAGCCCCTTCAACACCAACTTCTCAGCCTAATCCTGAAAGCAAAACTCTAGAAGATGCGGCAATCATTGCTGCGGCTAAAGAAACTGCGCAAAAAACTGCTAAGGGAGAGGCTGTTCAAGTTAGAGCCGATGAAAAGGCTGCAGAGGGGCACGGTGTGCAATCCCAACAGGCACAGCAAACCGCTGGTGCTACAGCTCAGGCCGCCACGAATAAACAAGCGAATACAAACGGTAAAGCTGCTAGTAATGGCGCGCAAAACAAGCCATCACTAGCAACCGATTCTGCTCAAACTAAAGCCACACCTGAAACTACTGATACAATTTCTCAAAAAACAACTGAGAACCCAACTACCAGATCAGCGCCTGTAGCACAGGCACAACCTACAAATACCCAACCAAACCAACCGCCGTTAACACCTGAACGAATAGCAGGTTTCAATGGAGCCACAGCAACTGAAACTTTTGCTTCTGGCCTAAGCGGTCTCAAGGGTGAAGGCAACTTCGCATCTACATTCAGCCTGTTAGGCGGTAAACCATCGCCAGCTCTTGGAGCTCATGTTGCGAAACAAGTGAACCTTCAAGTATCGAGAGCTGTACGCTCTGGTCAAAACGAGTTCACTGTTCGCCTGGACCCTGCTGAATTGGGCCGCGTGCAAGTCAAGATGAGCTTTATAGATGGTAAAGTTACTACAAAGATCATAGCTGAACGCCCCGAGACACTTGAGTTAATGCAACGCGAAGCACGAGGTCTTGAACGTGCGATGGAAACTGGTGGGCATAAAGCCTCAACTGATGGCATTAGCTTTAGCCTAGATACAGGTGACGGACAAAGCGCTGGCAAATCATTTGCGGAAGCTGTTCAAAAAGAACGTCTGGATGATCAAATCAAAAACGGCACGACAACCGCTGAAACTAACGCCCTGGAAAACGATGACTATCTTCCAGAAACGGATTTGGCAGCCCTCGAAGAAATTTTATCTCGGGTAACCCCTGAAACTGGCCTTGATGTCAGAATTTAA
- a CDS encoding flagellar hook assembly protein FlgD → MAFLSNTAGVTQTVASQLGTASRDSATLAGDFDDFLSLLTTQLQNQDPTDPLDSSEFTNQLVQFTGVEQQIRLNQNVESLTQVTLLGNIGSVASYLNNEALIEAPFGDHSTDGIQWQYSHRVGVETANLTVEDEDGNVIFEAPAETGQGVHDFRWDGRDNEGNLVEPGNYGLRVTAANDDGNETVVGIAVRDQITGVDTTGLEPVFQVGPNFVPQTQILRLFGA, encoded by the coding sequence ATGGCATTTCTATCTAATACCGCTGGTGTAACTCAAACAGTTGCCTCTCAATTGGGAACAGCATCCCGTGACAGTGCGACCCTTGCGGGTGACTTCGATGATTTCCTGTCTCTACTAACAACACAGCTACAGAATCAGGACCCAACAGACCCTCTCGATAGCTCAGAATTTACTAATCAGTTGGTACAGTTCACTGGTGTAGAACAACAAATTCGTTTGAACCAGAATGTGGAAAGTCTTACTCAAGTTACACTACTTGGAAACATTGGCAGCGTTGCTTCTTATTTGAATAATGAAGCCCTTATTGAGGCTCCATTCGGTGATCACAGCACCGATGGTATTCAGTGGCAATATAGCCACCGGGTTGGCGTTGAAACTGCTAACCTCACGGTCGAAGATGAAGACGGCAATGTGATTTTTGAGGCCCCTGCTGAAACAGGCCAAGGAGTTCATGACTTCCGCTGGGATGGCAGAGACAACGAAGGTAATCTGGTAGAGCCTGGCAATTACGGCCTCCGGGTTACAGCTGCAAATGATGATGGTAACGAAACCGTTGTTGGGATCGCTGTAAGAGACCAAATCACGGGGGTTGACACAACGGGCCTAGAGCCAGTCTTCCAAGTTGGTCCAAACTTTGTACCACAAACACAAATTCTAAGGCTTTTCGGAGCCTAA